The following are encoded together in the Corvus moneduloides isolate bCorMon1 chromosome 34, bCorMon1.pri, whole genome shotgun sequence genome:
- the LOC116437214 gene encoding putative nuclease HARBI1: MEGTQPEGVWLLGDRTYPLKPWLLTPISGPRGAAELRYNALHARTLDPLRRTLGLLRRRFRCLAGGGLQYSPPKVCQIFLACCILHNIALRRRVPLEPPEGLPPAPGHPEPPPQPPPPPGPGSREGRAVRARVVQQVREGLG, translated from the exons ATGGAGGGGACTCAGCCGGAGGGGGTCTGGCTGCTGG GGGACCGCACGTACCCGCTGAAGCCGTGGCTGCTGACGCCGATCTCGGGCCCGCGGGGCGCGGCCGAGCTGCGCTACAACGCGCTGCACGCGCGGACCCTCGACCCCCTGCGCCGCACGCTGGGGCTGCTGCGCCGCCGCTTCCGCTGCCTGGCGGGCGGGGGGCTCCAGTACAGCCCCCCCAAGGTCTGCCAGATCTTCCTGGCCTGCTGCATCCTGCACAACATCGCCCTGCGCCGCCGCGTCCCCCTCGAGCCCCCCGAGGggctcccgcccgccccgggacaccccgagccccccccgcagccgccgcccccgcccgggcCGGGGTCCCGCGAGGGACGGGCGGTGCGGGCCAGGGTGGTGCAGCAGGTccgggaggggctgggctga